One window of the Trifolium pratense cultivar HEN17-A07 linkage group LG2, ARS_RC_1.1, whole genome shotgun sequence genome contains the following:
- the LOC123911061 gene encoding uncharacterized protein PAM68-like: MKTLIFASNPSLHFSKHSPFKPKLPIFHPKTSKKFNYQLTTLKPQASAKGFSNTRKPSSTNKKINDVTIMKNPNKKNNDEEDELPKVVMYRIIGRILFSVLVPMALGLSFLHLYGELKEREIWNGPLWVPFMTTLITFGASSLGIAYGVLSSSLDAEREGTLLGFQEIEKNWVEMWQQEDVSDD; the protein is encoded by the coding sequence ATGAAAACTCTAATTTTTGCATCAAACCCATCTCTCCATTTCTCAAAACATTCTCCATTCAAACCAAAATTACCAATTTTTCACCCCAAAACATCAAAAAAATTCAACTACCAATTAACCACATTGAAACCACAAGCAAGTGCAAAAGGCTTCTCCAATACAAGAAAACCATcatcaacaaataaaaaaattaatgatgttACTATCATGAAGAATCCCAACAAAAAGaataatgatgaagaagatgagcttCCTAAAGTAGTTATGTATAGAATAATAGGTAGAATATTGTTTAGTGTTTTAGTTCCAATGGCATTAGGATTATCATTTTTGCATCTTTATGGTGAGttaaaagaaagagaaatatgGAATGGTCCTTTATGGGTACCATTTATGACAACTCTTATAACTTTTGGAGCTTCTTCACTTGGAATTGCATATGGTGTACTTTCTAGTAGTTTGGATGCTGAGAGAGAAGGTACTTTGCTTGGGTTTCAAGAAATTGAGAAGAATTGGGTTGAGATGTGGCAACAAGAGGATGTAAGTGATGATTAA